In Lactuca sativa cultivar Salinas chromosome 5, Lsat_Salinas_v11, whole genome shotgun sequence, the DNA window tctttgCAGGATCATTGTTGTTCTAAACATGGAAACCATTATACCCGAATGTGAAATCATTGGAAACCCAAAGATGCTCACAGAGTCTGACACCATCTCTCACAATCCACCTCCTAATGGCATCTCCCACCACACACCACCACCCTCTAACCACCGCCCAAATCCCACCAACATTCAAACCTTCCGCCCAACTGTCCAACCACCATACCAACCACCACCAATCTACAAACCCCACGGAGCAATCACAAAAAACGAAGCACCACCACGCATCATCCCAATCACCGCCCTCAACCCCTACCAAGGCCGGTGGGCCATCAAAGCAAGAGTCACCGCCAAAGGAGACCTCCGGCGATACAACAACGCGAAAGGGGACGGAAAAGTCTTTTCCTTCGACCTCCTCGATTCCGATTCCGGTGAAATACGTGTCACGTGTTTCAATTCCGTTGTTGACCGATTCTATGACACTATCGAAGTAGGAAAAGTTTATATCATTTCAAAAGGTAGTTTAAAACCCGCAAAGAAAAACTTCAACCATTTAAACAACGAATGGGAGATTTTCCTCGAGTCCTCTTCCACAATCGATCTTTGCACAGATGAAGATTCTTCAATCCCACAACAACAGTTTTCATTCAAACCGATTAGTGAAATCGAAACACTTGAAAACAATTCAATCATAGACATCATTGGAATCGTAACATCAGTCAACCCTTCTGTTCCAATCTTGAGAAAAAACGGAATGGAAACACAAAGAAGGATTTTAACCCTAAAAGACCAATCAAGTTTCAGTGTGGAGTTAACACTTTGGGGGGATTTCTGCAATCGAGAAGGTCAAACCCTTCAAGAATTAGTCAACTCCAGTTTGACCCCTGTCTTAGCGGTCAAATCCGGAAAAGTCAACGACTTCACCGGAAAAACAATCGGAACCCTTTCATCAACTCAACTCTTCATCGATCCGGAATCTTCCGAGGCCGATAACCTAAGATCCTGGTTCAACACCAGGGGCAAAAACGtcatttcccaatcaatctcCCGCGAAACCGGGTCGAAAACCGAGACCCGTAAAACCGTATCGCAAATCAAAGACGAGGGTCTCGGCCGATCCGAGAAACCGGATTGGGTTTCGATAAAAGCGacattaatttttataaaaactgaTAACTTTTGTTACACTGCATGTCCATTAACAATTGGGGATCGAAAATGTGGCAAGAAAGTGACAAAATCAGGGGGTTTAAAATGGCAATGTGACAGGTGTAATAAGGAATTTGAGGAGTGTGATTATAGGTATCTTCTTCAATGTCAAGTTCAAGATCATACTGGGTTGACTTGGGTGACTGCTTTTCAGGAATGTGGGGAGGAGATTTTGGGGTGTCCTGCAAAAGAGCTTTATGTGATGAAATATGAAGAACAGGATGATGAACGTTTTGAGGAGTTGATTAAAAGTCGGCTTTTTGCTGAGGTGATTTTCAAGTTGAAAATTAAGGAGGAGGTGTATGGGGAAGAACAGAGGGTGAAGATTACTGTTGTGAAGGTTGATAAGGTGGATTATGCTTCTAACACCAAGTTTCTTCTGGATTTGATTAAAATGAAGAGGTAAAATTTGTTGATTAATTGAGTATTGTTTTTTACATTACTGATTATTAGATATAGTTCTTTGCGTTCGAATTAATTTGGCACTTTAGTTGATATATATATAGGAATTATAATATGAATTGTTGCATTCATTTTGACTAATTGGAAGGTTACTTTGTGATAGATGTTTGAAAGGTTGTTATCTGTTGTGTGGAACTTTCTATCAGAAACCATTTCCATATGATTGAATGAAAATAGTCGACTCGATGACAAGCTGATAAATTTTGATACTCTTTGATCGATTGGTAACACCCTCATGTGCATAAAAGCTAAACACATTTTCGTTAAGAATATTCTTTTTATGCCCATCATTTTTAAGGAAAATTTGGATCCTATTGCAACACCCAATCTTTCATCATCAAGAATTAGCATATAAATATGACATTATTCGGTTTAAACGAAAGCGAGGTTCAACATAACATAAAGTGCATACACGGAGTTTTCCAATATGGGAGTTACAACCATCAAAAAGCCATAAAGAAACACTAAATTCACAAAAGACTGGATAATCTTGTGAATACATGGGCTTAGACACAAActaaacatttcaaatcatttgTTCACTTGTCAATTTATCAAACATTTGGTAAAGATACTATCTTTCATTCCAAACCATTTATATAAACAATGCTTAATGCAATGCATGATTCAGACATAATGAAGTCTAAGGAATCGGTGAACAAGTTCTATCCTACCAAAGGGACACTAATGTAGCAAGAGGCATAGAACGAATCATCCCTCAGATGGTATATCAATACCAAGGTTGTTGCTTTGCTTCAAAGCTTGTTCTTAAGGGCTCTCTCCGTGTTTCATAACATGTTCCTTCAAGGAACTGGACTACTACTTTCCAACGAGAAGTACCATCTTAAACGATTCTAGACATGATAATACGTGGTCATGCAAGTCACACTGATATGACACACAACCGATCATACTTTCTTTCTCAACATCACCCGTTCACACATAAAGTGTCATGATGTAATATATGATAAAGGGAaattgacttattaaggtaatagTATAAGTGGATTGAACACAAAaatagttcaatacatatcgatagaagacaaacgggcaacaagctgcacCGCTAGCCATTTCTGGATGgcaaaactaattcttttgaaaacatatgtggatctaggagatataacattagaatgcatgacccgttggactctgTTGAGGAGCTCCACCATCTCTGGCGCgaaaaatccaaattcatatgcaAAAAgtacaaacacatgttgattttctatacatgcattctcgtgCCTTGCCACTTTGCATGCAACGActttcaaagcggcatgcccTGCTGTGAACCCTGCTCCTCAAACCGACGAGAGGAGAGACCCCAGTAAGATCCACACAAGCGTGCTTCCCTCctatccatccaaagaccaaaataTCAGCCGGCCTGAGTGTGGATCTTCCATCCTGCgggtccgtcaaaaagttcaTTGGCGCTTCTTTCTTCACAGAACTACCAACACCCTGACAAACATCAAAGAAAACATCCCTAACCACATCATATCGGTACTTGAAACCagggagctctctacaatgaaccgCATGCTTCCCAAAAGTGTCCAAGCATGCCTTACGGCAAACTGGGCATATCTCGTCAATTGGGAATAGAGGAATCATGAGGCGGTAACAACAGATAGTTCGATACTCTACAGGAGACATATGTTGGTTGAGGCCATCAATAGGGATAATTAGCAGAAAATCCTTAGCGTGAGATGCCCGAAGACACTCAAAACTGTTTTCTGTCTAACAGTCATGTCGAAGTTGACTTCCATATCTTTGACGATTTTGCTAAAAATGGCATACGCCAATGCTTTTTGGGATTTTTTTGGGGGgggtgtccttattagtgaaaccgctACAGTCTAATCCCGGAATCGTATTGCGAAGACGAGTCAAAGCACATAGGTAATCAAAGTCCATACCATATATGCCATTGTCACATAAGATGTGGTCTTATAATGCCCAAGATTGGGCCCCCGAGGCTACAAATGCGTAGGAGGAAACCTCGTATGCTGAGTACAAACCCAAACCACCAAAACAAATAGGCAAGGAAGCCAGACGCCACTGGATGTCTCCAAAGAAGGGCCTCCACATACCACCATATCCTCGATAGACCTGTGTAATCCTTTGTATAAAAACAAAGCTGCCTCTTCTATGTGCACCGGTTGGCAtgtccttaaaccaaagaaaAATTTTGCAATGTCCATACATGATCGAAGCAAAATGAGATCACTTTACGGGTCACATAGTTATGGAAGAAGACCCATCAAATCAATAACATTGACCGTTCTCTTCATGTCCAGCCCGCTAATAAACCATGCATCTTTGTtaacagccccccccccccccccaaaaaaaaaaaaaatga includes these proteins:
- the LOC111892538 gene encoding replication protein A 70 kDa DNA-binding subunit A, with the protein product MPVNLSSNGIPAILAGDMNSKPLLQILDIKPINSSQERYRLILSDSVLTQQTMLATQLNDRVKNGAVRVGSVVQLIEYICSTVQNRKIIVVLNMETIIPECEIIGNPKMLTESDTISHNPPPNGISHHTPPPSNHRPNPTNIQTFRPTVQPPYQPPPIYKPHGAITKNEAPPRIIPITALNPYQGRWAIKARVTAKGDLRRYNNAKGDGKVFSFDLLDSDSGEIRVTCFNSVVDRFYDTIEVGKVYIISKGSLKPAKKNFNHLNNEWEIFLESSSTIDLCTDEDSSIPQQQFSFKPISEIETLENNSIIDIIGIVTSVNPSVPILRKNGMETQRRILTLKDQSSFSVELTLWGDFCNREGQTLQELVNSSLTPVLAVKSGKVNDFTGKTIGTLSSTQLFIDPESSEADNLRSWFNTRGKNVISQSISRETGSKTETRKTVSQIKDEGLGRSEKPDWVSIKATLIFIKTDNFCYTACPLTIGDRKCGKKVTKSGGLKWQCDRCNKEFEECDYRYLLQCQVQDHTGLTWVTAFQECGEEILGCPAKELYVMKYEEQDDERFEELIKSRLFAEVIFKLKIKEEVYGEEQRVKITVVKVDKVDYASNTKFLLDLIKMKR